The Candidatus Zymogenaceae bacterium region ACCACCGAGGTTTCCGGGTCATCCCCCAGATAGGCGAGAACGTCCGTCTCATCGATATCGGTCTTGTTGCCCAGACAGGCCACCTTGGAGACGGCGAAATGCTGGGACGAGGTGATCCACCGAAAGAAGCCGCTGGCGAACATGCCGGTTTGCCCGAAAAACGAGACCGCGCCGGCGTGCTTCGGGGGCACGAGCGACGTGATGGAGGTGACGAATCCGTCGGTGGCGTTGATGGTGCCGATGCTGTTTGGCCCCATGATGCGCATGCCGTATCCTGCGGCGATCTCCCGTGTCTCTTGTTCCAGCTTTCGTCCCGCCTCCTCGCCGGAATCGGAAAAACCGGCGGTGGAGATGATTACCCCCTTGACCCCCTTCTCACCGCACTCTCGCACGGCACCGGGAACCCTATCCCGGGGAATGACGATCATGGCCAGCTCAATGTTTCCCGGGACGTCCCCCAGGGAGGGATAGGCCGGAAGATCCGCGATGATCCCCCCCTTCGGATTTATCGGATATATCTTTCCCCGATACCCGAACTCCTGAAGATTCCTGATAACGATATTGCCGCCCTTTTTCGGATTCTCCGACGCCCCGATGACGGCGAAGCTTTCCGGGTTGAAGAAAAAGTCGACATCACTCATTTCCGCTCCTCATCTATTCCACCCGAATCGATGCCCGTTTCCCGATCCGGCATCACAAAACCCGTCACGGCGAGACCTCGCCCAATACCCGGTCGATCTCCTCGACCAGATCCCGGGCGCTGCCGCCGTCCGGGAGGGTCGCGCCGCCGTAGGAAGACGCCAGCATATCCCGGGCGGACACGGCCTCCTTCGTCATCCCCGCACCGGCGTATCCCAGGGCCTGGTAGTAGAGGGCGAGCCCCCGGTACCCATTGATCAAATCGGCATGAACAGCCAATATGGAATCGTCGCCGCACGCCTCGAGATCATCGAGAAACCGCCCCGCCAGCACCGCCAGCTCGGGAAAAAGCCCTTCATCTTTCACCCGGGAGAGGTTGTCCGTCTCCAGAACGCACCATTCCTCCAACTCCCGGACGGTGAATATCCGAGGAAGCGGGCTCTTCCCGGAGCTGAGCGTCAAAAACTGGCCGTACACCCACCCGGTCCCGCTGCGATATGACACATGATACCAGTAGTCACGGTATTCGCCCCGGGTCTCCGTCGTGTCCGAGCGGCCCAGCACCACAACCTCCATCCCCTCGTTGACGTATCCCGCAACCGCCGCATCTCCGTCCGGCACGGTATGCACCGCCACCCGGGAGCCGATGATGACCGCTGTGCGCTCTACGGCCGCGGCCGTCATCGCCCAGACCGGTGCGGCGCACAGCAGGGCACAGAATACGGTCCGACGTATCATTCTCCGCCTCATGATTCCTCCTGTCGATGATTCCCCACCCCCCGGCGCCTGTATCGCGTCGCCCTCTGCCCGGGGGGACGTTTTTTTGTAAATCGATGCCGCCCCTCCCATGTGCATGAGGCGGCGTCGACACCGTGCCCCCTGTGCGGAAGACGACAATACCTTGTCACACATTTGCGCCCCCCTCCCCTCAAGTCGTCCCCCCGCTCAGACGATACACACCAGCCTGATATCCATGACGTTGGTTCTGGTGGGCCCGGTTATAAACAGATCGCCCAGCGCCTGAAAGAATGTATAGGAATCAGAATTTATGATATATGCTTTGGCATCGAGGTTTTTTTGCCGCGCCCGGGAAATCGTATCCCCGGACACGAAGGCCCCGGCGGCGTCCGTGGGGCCGTCGGTGCCGTCGCTTCCGGCAAAGAGCCCCGCCACCCCCTCAACCCCGTCAATTCCTTTCGCAAACTCCAAGGCGAAGTGGGTGTTTCTCCCCCCCCT contains the following coding sequences:
- a CDS encoding SH3 domain-containing protein: MIRRTVFCALLCAAPVWAMTAAAVERTAVIIGSRVAVHTVPDGDAAVAGYVNEGMEVVVLGRSDTTETRGEYRDYWYHVSYRSGTGWVYGQFLTLSSGKSPLPRIFTVRELEEWCVLETDNLSRVKDEGLFPELAVLAGRFLDDLEACGDDSILAVHADLINGYRGLALYYQALGYAGAGMTKEAVSARDMLASSYGGATLPDGGSARDLVEEIDRVLGEVSP